One Amaranthus tricolor cultivar Red isolate AtriRed21 chromosome 10, ASM2621246v1, whole genome shotgun sequence genomic window carries:
- the LOC130824982 gene encoding uncharacterized protein LOC130824982, which yields MEEDCNGSYHEPNIEDDYSVDSLGVRYHLKEYSIRELKNAQKLFNLWHASPRNAIEREFGVLKKGFAIIASSTEPQYTFDAQRDVFVACCILHNFLMSIDPDEELIADVDRELLNSRRRLRRNAIDEDTEEGKVIRDNIAAQMWKAYNSSGFEWDSESKLFLAKYVKP from the exons ATGGAAGAAGATTGTAATGGTAGTTACCATGAGCCAAATATAGAAGATGACTACAGTGTTGATTCTTTG GGTGTACGCTATCACCTAAAAGAGTACTCTATTCGTGAACTAAAAAATGCACAAAAACTTTTTAATCTTTGGCACGCGTCACCACGCAATGCTATAGAGAGAGAATTTGGGGTGTTGAAAAAAGGATTTGCTATCATTGCAAGTTCAACTGAGCCACAGTACACTTTTGATGCACAAAGAGATGTTTTCGTAGCATGTTGTATACTGCATAACTTTTTAATGAGTATTGATCCTGATGAGGAGCTTATTGCTGATGTTGATCGTGAGCTCTTAAATAGTAGGAGACGACTTAGGCGCAATGCAATAGATGAGGATACCGAAGAAGGAAAAGTTATTCGTGATAATATAGCTGCTCAAATGTGGAAGGCCTAT AATTCCAGTGGCTTTGAATGGGATTCTGAGAGCAAGCTATTTTTAGCAAAGTATGTCAAGCCTTGA